The following coding sequences lie in one Bacillota bacterium genomic window:
- a CDS encoding DUF1887 family protein, with protein sequence MDGTIMISLIGEQPIPNLLAVLYAQPQHAVLVCTERTKAVSERLCSVLKERGISVKDKPVDVDPYNMAKIESKLKSVVREENWPPDKIIFNLTGGTKPMALAAYRLAEQLSCPFLYVQSEGKKSVVYHYRFLKRGPELEKADEVPPVLDIDLYLKAHLEGYTETDEFKNEFERMVHAVLRSELDEVKNSVKPVPELGGLEIDLVLRCGNRVGIAEVKTGKKARSKEGIEQIITAAEQRFLGTYTEKFLILDREYEPNNRQLADAHRITVIELPSAQSGKLSEEDRRKLVNTVKRVLGG encoded by the coding sequence GTGGATGGGACAATAATGATCTCTCTCATTGGTGAACAGCCGATACCGAACCTGCTGGCCGTGCTTTACGCGCAGCCCCAGCATGCGGTTCTGGTCTGCACAGAGCGCACCAAAGCAGTTAGTGAACGCTTGTGTTCGGTCCTCAAAGAGCGCGGTATTTCAGTTAAGGATAAGCCTGTTGATGTTGATCCTTATAATATGGCTAAGATCGAGAGCAAGCTTAAGTCGGTTGTTAGGGAAGAAAACTGGCCTCCGGATAAGATTATTTTTAACCTTACAGGCGGCACCAAGCCTATGGCGCTGGCGGCTTACCGCCTGGCGGAGCAGCTTTCCTGCCCGTTTCTTTACGTGCAGAGCGAGGGAAAGAAAAGCGTAGTATACCATTACCGGTTCTTAAAGCGCGGCCCGGAACTCGAAAAAGCAGACGAGGTTCCACCGGTGCTCGACATCGACCTTTACCTGAAAGCACATCTAGAAGGCTACACGGAAACCGACGAATTCAAGAACGAGTTTGAGCGAATGGTGCATGCGGTATTGCGGTCGGAACTTGACGAAGTAAAGAATTCGGTTAAACCGGTGCCAGAACTTGGCGGTCTAGAAATCGATCTCGTCCTTCGCTGCGGCAACCGCGTGGGAATTGCCGAAGTGAAAACCGGCAAGAAGGCTAGAAGTAAGGAAGGTATCGAGCAGATAATCACCGCCGCCGAGCAGCGCTTCCTGGGGACCTATACCGAAAAGTTTCTCATCTTAGACCGGGAATACGAACCGAACAACCGGCAGCTCGCTGATGCCCACCGGATCACAGTAATCGAACTTCCCTCGGCGCAAAGCGGAAAGTTGTCAGAAGAAGATAGAAGAAAGCTGGTCAATACGGTAAAGAGGGTATTAGGAGGGTAG